The window AACATAGATATCGTCAATATGGCGAAAGTTGCCGATATTTTGCTTAACGCTGGAGCAACTGAAACGCAGGAAATGAAAGACTATATTAAGCGAATTGGAAATGACTTTGAGTTTCACAAAGAAGGCTTTAATAAAGAAAATTTGAATCTAACAGATGAGGCACTTTTACGTCTATATGAGCTATTTGATGTTCCTCCAGTAGGGAAACGAAAGACTCACGATGGCACCTCTCCAATAGCAGTGTCAACAAAGGGATGGCAGGCGCAACATAATGAACTCTGGAATTTATTAATTTCTTCACAAGGACATGCGAAAAACGTACAGGGTGAAGTTATCCGTATAACTGGTAAAGTATCATACGAAATTTTAGATAACGGCAGTATCAACTGGGATAATCAATATCGTAAAATGCTTAACAGTTTAGACCATTACTTTAGCTTGGGTACGCCATTACATCCCGCTGCACTTCAGGAGGCTGAAACATTAGTGAAAGAACTTAACAACGGCAATGGTAGTAATGAACCTGCGAGACTATGCGAACTTGCAGTGCATTGGGTACTCAGCAATCCTAATTCTATTACTTTGGAACAGCCCGACTATAAGCGATAACTTATTTACGAATTAATCAGCATATACAATAAGCTATGCACTATACATTCCCTTTATCTAAGCACACACCAGCAAAGAAGAGGGAGAAATAAAGGGGGATAATCAAACATGGCAGAACGCATACCATGCAAGACGGAAGGCTGCAGCGCAACAATTCTGCTGAGTACAGCAGCCAAAACAGGCGGCATCTGCATGCCTTGCCATCAAGAGCAAGAACGAAAAAAGCAACAAACTTATATTGAGCAGCACCGCAAAACGGTGAATCTCTATGAAGGACTAACAGATCATTTAGACATTCTCAAGGTGATGCATTCACCAAGAAAGCAAGGTCCGCTTATCCAATACACTCCTTATCCTTTAAGCATGGAGCAGGTGTACATATCGTTATCAAATCATGAAGCGGGCGGTATATTAGAATATGCGATGGAATTACTCGCTATTAACAATGAAAGTGAAGCAGAAGACATTTTATT is drawn from Solibacillus sp. R5-41 and contains these coding sequences:
- a CDS encoding ankyrin repeat domain-containing protein, coding for MENKASLFTNNLKYDRSIRYNSILHNFNGLSNLFNIPNELVRWLVDQGADINASDSYGRVALHKHAISWCGNTELLLELGADIEAIDYQNETPLFDAAGSFNPNAVYTLVAKGANLSAENKMKHTPLEKALAMCRNIDIVNMAKVADILLNAGATETQEMKDYIKRIGNDFEFHKEGFNKENLNLTDEALLRLYELFDVPPVGKRKTHDGTSPIAVSTKGWQAQHNELWNLLISSQGHAKNVQGEVIRITGKVSYEILDNGSINWDNQYRKMLNSLDHYFSLGTPLHPAALQEAETLVKELNNGNGSNEPARLCELAVHWVLSNPNSITLEQPDYKR